A region from the Colwellia sp. PAMC 21821 genome encodes:
- a CDS encoding NAD(P)H-dependent oxidoreductase, whose product MKTAIILASSRAHGNTQQLVNLYMEHQSCDLFNLTDYSISGFDYQHRNQHDDFLGLIKTLIEYDHLVFATPVYWYSMSAQLKIFIDRLTDLLSIEKDLGRALKGKSCSLLATGTDKEAPECFIAPFKLLANYLGLKFTSSFYSCCRESFIKQEHVDDLKKYLAMECSNGAR is encoded by the coding sequence GTGAAAACGGCAATTATATTGGCTTCATCACGAGCGCATGGAAATACTCAACAATTAGTTAATTTGTATATGGAACATCAATCCTGTGATTTATTTAACTTAACGGACTATTCAATATCGGGATTCGACTACCAACATCGAAATCAGCACGATGATTTTCTAGGCTTGATTAAGACCTTGATAGAATATGATCATTTAGTGTTTGCAACACCTGTATATTGGTATTCAATGAGTGCTCAGTTGAAAATATTTATTGACCGTTTAACGGATCTTTTAAGCATTGAGAAAGACTTGGGTAGGGCGCTAAAAGGAAAAAGTTGTTCTCTACTTGCTACTGGAACAGATAAAGAAGCACCTGAATGCTTTATCGCACCGTTTAAATTGTTAGCTAATTATCTTGGGCTTAAATTCACCTCTAGCTTTTATAGTTGTTGTAGAGAAAGCTTTATAAAGCAAGAGCACGTTGATGACTTAAAAAAATATTTGGCGATGGAGTGTTCAAATGGCGCAAGGTAA
- a CDS encoding DoxX family protein: MPRIPLLVIALFFITGGIAHFVVADFFMKAMPDYLGYHKEIVHISGVLEILGAIGILVPQTRLLAGYGLIALIIAVYPANINMALHPEKFQNISELFLYIRLPFQFIFVWFVWWAIAPERLENKNVNE; encoded by the coding sequence ATGCCTCGCATCCCACTTTTAGTTATTGCCTTATTCTTTATCACTGGCGGTATAGCACACTTTGTAGTCGCTGACTTCTTTATGAAGGCGATGCCAGACTATTTGGGATATCACAAAGAGATAGTGCATATCAGTGGCGTACTAGAAATTTTAGGTGCCATCGGTATTTTAGTTCCACAAACACGTTTACTCGCAGGCTATGGATTAATAGCATTAATTATTGCGGTTTATCCGGCTAATATAAATATGGCTTTACACCCAGAAAAATTTCAAAACATATCAGAATTATTTTTATATATTCGGCTACCATTTCAATTTATATTCGTATGGTTTGTATGGTGGGCAATTGCACCAGAGCGGCTAGAAAATAAAAATGTTAACGAGTAA
- the recB gene encoding exodeoxyribonuclease V subunit beta has protein sequence MKNLNANTIALQGKHLIEASAGTGKTHNITRIFLRLLLERELPIEQILVMTFTKDATEEIRGRIDDFIRESLHSWDSLIVSDDYFTTLSANLAIKNIGSREVKARLSQALLYIDEAAIFTIHGFCKRVLNQYAFASGISFNAQMETDTQDITLEACQDWYRVLALNTENNSQAFKLVTEFWPEPGTFINQFSKALTTQNQLNVQDPANISVEFKALVEQAIASLNEHKAMLTESLIDVKKGVEREKRQQELDLLLNWLAALSADVTGQHGKIPDAFIDGRRYARSKVKSELVEIFTAVNTVKKQHPELAKQLNRAHALLVVRKGIYHIRTEITRKKLQANVMGFDDLISTLNDCLTNEQAPENKSSQVLANSIFTQFPVALIDEFQDTDPQQFSILKAIYYHQPNAALYMIGDPKQAIYGFRGGDIFAYLSARNDCDYQWLMDTNWRSSAAMITGYNRLFYGNKLSDEPVDVFGYQIPYLPVKASPKAHEKVFSDREFNALQFIHFNVESESKSKDGKDKAVKQSYRANMAAWCANEIVRLLACPDLNMASGDIALLVRDGTEAADIKFALNTCGLASVFMSNRANLLQSDETKHLLQVLKGILFLENDRLYTAALASPLMGFNREKLLQLQHDEQQWQHLKISFEKLRNEWQFKGFISMALQLMHQHFHIDVSDADNSSANNNPDRILTNLLHLFELLQGASQRHRQPQELLFWFEQQSQVDNPEVEAELRLESDENLIRIITQHGSKGMEYPVVFVPFATRHKDPLKFGNRNVTFIEHHDESGKLHHSLDGSEEARTRMAAEAYAEAIRLLYVAVTRAEKRCYILSTAFDNFEKSPLGKTLKWSAETDIATSLQQLAQDNPDEVALEVLDNYLPLEEAPIDSPARSMTDSNSDECKVKAEPAVARFNGKIERDWWLSSFSALSKNLRHNGVSAPDRDTEEATHADDQTELFKSLAKTAIELRFSLTKGAQTGNLLHDILEQTDFSAPDWQKSCHWPLVKYGAVDDVFASSVEPSLDSDASQLRGQAQQGNGQVLLVKWLEEVLHTPLNQDGMLSLSQLTPQATLRETEFYYPMRSASSSQLTQLLSEHRNNYVGSNASNDSNTNINTNSKIARQHRVHLPSYQQLKGMMHGFIDLIFQADGKYYVCDYKSSHLGDEYSDYNDVAMRHNIEKNHYDLQYLIYALALHRHLKYALADYDPAQHFGGIYYLYLRGMSDQADHQGCGVYYRQITLAELEQLDNIFAGETTNA, from the coding sequence ATGAAAAATTTAAACGCCAATACCATAGCCCTGCAAGGTAAACATTTAATTGAAGCCAGTGCAGGAACAGGTAAAACTCACAATATCACTCGAATATTCTTACGCTTATTATTGGAGCGAGAACTACCGATTGAACAAATTTTGGTGATGACATTCACCAAAGATGCGACAGAAGAAATTCGCGGCCGTATTGATGACTTTATTCGAGAAAGCTTGCACAGTTGGGACAGTTTAATTGTTAGTGATGATTACTTTACAACCTTAAGTGCAAATCTGGCTATCAAGAATATTGGCAGCCGAGAAGTAAAAGCACGATTAAGCCAAGCCTTGTTGTATATTGACGAGGCCGCTATTTTTACCATTCATGGCTTTTGTAAACGTGTGTTAAATCAATATGCTTTTGCCAGCGGTATTAGTTTTAATGCCCAGATGGAAACTGACACCCAAGATATTACCTTGGAAGCCTGCCAAGACTGGTATCGGGTACTGGCATTAAACACCGAAAATAACAGTCAAGCCTTTAAGCTAGTGACTGAATTTTGGCCAGAGCCGGGCACTTTTATTAACCAGTTTTCAAAAGCATTAACGACACAAAACCAATTAAACGTGCAAGACCCTGCAAACATTAGTGTGGAATTTAAAGCGTTAGTTGAACAGGCCATTGCAAGTTTGAACGAACATAAAGCCATGTTAACCGAGTCGCTAATTGATGTTAAAAAGGGCGTTGAGCGAGAAAAACGTCAGCAAGAGTTAGATCTGTTACTCAATTGGTTAGCTGCGCTTTCAGCCGATGTAACGGGGCAGCATGGAAAAATACCTGATGCTTTTATTGATGGCAGGCGTTATGCCCGCTCAAAAGTTAAAAGCGAGTTAGTTGAGATTTTTACGGCGGTTAATACCGTGAAAAAACAACATCCAGAATTAGCCAAACAACTTAATCGCGCCCATGCCTTACTCGTGGTGAGAAAGGGCATTTATCATATTCGAACTGAAATCACCCGTAAAAAATTACAAGCTAATGTGATGGGGTTTGACGATTTAATTAGTACGCTAAATGATTGCTTAACCAATGAACAAGCGCCTGAAAATAAGTCATCACAGGTTTTAGCCAACAGCATATTCACCCAATTTCCAGTCGCGCTTATTGACGAATTTCAAGATACCGATCCACAGCAGTTCTCGATATTAAAAGCGATTTATTATCATCAGCCAAACGCCGCGCTGTATATGATAGGCGATCCTAAACAAGCGATTTATGGTTTTCGAGGTGGTGATATTTTTGCTTACCTTTCCGCACGAAACGATTGCGACTACCAATGGTTAATGGATACCAATTGGCGCTCAAGTGCTGCCATGATAACTGGCTATAATCGTTTGTTTTACGGTAATAAATTATCAGACGAACCCGTGGATGTTTTTGGCTATCAAATACCTTATTTACCGGTTAAAGCCTCGCCAAAAGCGCACGAGAAAGTGTTTTCAGACCGTGAATTTAACGCACTGCAGTTTATTCATTTTAATGTCGAATCAGAATCTAAAAGCAAAGACGGTAAAGATAAAGCGGTTAAACAAAGTTATCGTGCAAATATGGCCGCTTGGTGCGCCAATGAAATTGTACGTTTGTTAGCTTGCCCAGACCTTAATATGGCCAGTGGTGATATTGCGTTACTAGTGCGCGATGGCACTGAAGCAGCAGATATTAAATTTGCCTTAAATACCTGTGGTTTAGCCAGTGTATTTATGAGTAATCGCGCTAATTTATTACAAAGCGACGAAACCAAACATTTACTGCAAGTGTTAAAAGGTATTCTATTTTTAGAAAATGATCGTTTATATACCGCCGCATTAGCCAGCCCACTAATGGGCTTTAATCGTGAGAAGCTATTGCAGTTACAACACGATGAACAGCAATGGCAGCATTTAAAAATTAGTTTTGAAAAGCTGCGTAATGAATGGCAGTTTAAAGGCTTTATCAGTATGGCGTTGCAGTTAATGCATCAGCACTTTCATATTGATGTTAGTGATGCTGATAACAGCTCCGCCAATAATAATCCTGATAGAATACTCACCAATTTATTACATTTATTTGAATTATTGCAGGGGGCAAGTCAACGACATCGCCAACCACAAGAATTGCTATTTTGGTTTGAACAACAAAGCCAAGTAGATAACCCAGAAGTTGAAGCAGAGCTGCGTTTAGAAAGTGATGAAAACTTGATCCGTATTATCACGCAACATGGCTCTAAAGGCATGGAATATCCGGTGGTGTTCGTGCCGTTTGCCACGCGCCATAAAGACCCACTCAAGTTCGGTAATCGTAATGTCACCTTTATTGAGCATCATGATGAAAGTGGTAAGCTACATCATAGCCTTGATGGCAGTGAAGAGGCGAGAACGCGCATGGCAGCAGAAGCTTATGCTGAAGCGATTCGACTGCTTTACGTTGCAGTTACGCGCGCTGAAAAACGTTGTTATATTCTCAGCACAGCGTTTGACAACTTTGAAAAGTCGCCCTTAGGTAAAACTCTGAAATGGTCAGCAGAAACTGACATCGCGACTAGTTTGCAGCAATTAGCACAAGACAACCCTGACGAGGTTGCGCTTGAAGTATTAGATAACTACTTACCTTTAGAAGAAGCACCCATTGATTCTCCGGCTAGGTCAATGACTGATAGTAATTCTGATGAATGTAAAGTTAAAGCTGAACCAGCAGTGGCACGCTTTAACGGCAAAATTGAACGTGACTGGTGGTTAAGTTCGTTTTCAGCTTTAAGTAAAAATTTACGCCATAACGGTGTTTCAGCGCCAGATCGTGATACTGAAGAAGCGACACATGCTGATGATCAAACTGAATTGTTTAAATCGTTAGCTAAAACGGCTATTGAATTACGTTTCTCGTTAACCAAAGGCGCACAAACCGGTAACTTGCTACATGATATTTTAGAACAAACGGATTTTTCAGCACCTGATTGGCAAAAAAGTTGTCATTGGCCGCTAGTGAAATATGGTGCTGTAGATGACGTATTTGCAAGTTCGGTTGAGCCTTCTCTCGACAGTGATGCGAGTCAGCTTAGGGGCCAAGCACAACAAGGAAATGGCCAGGTATTGTTGGTGAAATGGTTAGAAGAAGTATTACATACGCCACTTAATCAAGACGGCATGTTGTCGCTAAGCCAATTAACACCGCAAGCGACATTGCGTGAAACAGAGTTTTATTACCCAATGCGTTCTGCAAGCAGTAGCCAATTAACTCAACTGTTGTCCGAGCATAGAAATAACTATGTCGGTAGTAATGCCAGTAATGATAGTAATACCAACATCAATACAAACAGTAAAATAGCGCGACAACACCGAGTGCATTTGCCGTCTTATCAACAGCTTAAAGGCATGATGCATGGCTTTATCGATTTAATCTTTCAAGCAGATGGTAAATATTATGTTTGTGATTATAAGTCTAGCCACTTAGGCGATGAGTATAGTGACTATAACGATGTCGCGATGCGTCATAATATTGAAAAAAATCATTATGATTTACAATACCTTATTTACGCTTTGGCACTACATCGACATTTAAAATATGCCTTGGCAGATTATGACCCAGCACAGCACTTTGGCGGGATTTATTATCTGTATTTACGTGGTATGAGTGATCAAGCTGATCACCAAGGTTGTGGCGTTTATTATCGTCAAATTACGCTCGCAGAATTAGAACAACTAGACAATATATTTGCTGGAGAAACCACCAATGCCTGA
- a CDS encoding DUF1090 domain-containing protein — MMTKTSNKLFTIPTITVVGLLFFGGSISAQASPSCEKMKGCDKKICELEKKLVIAGNQDNKPKADRLTKALEKVKEHCTNDGLKDELIEDIAKAKAEVAEYETDLNKAVKQKKSDKVFKYKAKIKDKKRKIKQLEKKLSSLN, encoded by the coding sequence ATGATGACCAAGACATCTAATAAGCTATTTACAATTCCAACAATTACCGTCGTCGGATTACTTTTTTTCGGTGGCTCTATTTCTGCCCAAGCATCGCCTAGTTGCGAAAAAATGAAAGGTTGTGATAAGAAAATTTGTGAACTGGAAAAAAAGCTAGTTATCGCTGGTAATCAAGACAATAAGCCTAAAGCTGATAGGTTAACAAAAGCCCTTGAAAAGGTGAAAGAGCATTGTACCAACGATGGTCTTAAAGACGAATTAATTGAAGATATTGCTAAGGCCAAAGCAGAAGTAGCTGAATATGAGACCGATCTCAATAAAGCTGTAAAACAGAAAAAAAGTGATAAAGTCTTCAAATATAAAGCAAAAATTAAAGATAAAAAAAGAAAGATAAAACAACTTGAGAAGAAGTTATCTAGTTTAAATTAA
- the recC gene encoding exodeoxyribonuclease V subunit gamma: MENLLVLLDKIQQLSPLPVFAQDTVIVQNAGMQHWLNMSLAEQRGISMNMRYALPSQFLWNLIRNLASDEDVPEQSPYSREVLAWRIDTLLASNEVVDDSAFQVATDYWQASSNHIVNTPYSEAQQLKRYQLACQLADLYEQYLIFRPEWIHAWHQGEFPAFDQPISAAVSDEHAQSEESSAIWQGKLWHLLVREQPYNPRELVALAIKNLNNADRLKAQALPHRLSFFGINAMAPLWLEFINALSEQIDVHFFHLNPCYAYWGDVVTEKNAIEAWLKGTDFSVGQKSADENSSENDQQLGLFTEVECADDNSADDKNSDGESLDGESLFENKDLADINRQVGNPLLANLGQQGREFMALLYQYSTINIDVFESAVADLATENSKSADQANPSPEAIAQASVLASVQQDILSLTDARSPESQSHRNPAPKVDGSILITSAHSALREVQGLHDWLLHQFNQDKSLTPKDVLVMCPQVEQYAPYVNAVFTRGWQDIADEVPPLPCSIADRISKDAEPLVAAFSQLLTLPDSRFQVSSLIALLRLPAMQARFGINLDDIEKITHWLEVSAVHWGLDKAHKQHVLAQSEAQEAETLSGTSDSFTWQQGFSRLMRGFAYADHSVIYQNQMLLPTIEGSDSELLGKLMLIIEQLQLTAINMSKARTAPQWQQFLFELLQQLFDDENDNGLNVVRSAVESLVEFCQHAAYSSDISLAVIRDFLNSHFSQPDPGRQFMIGQVTFCSMLPMRSIPFEIIAVLGLNDGEFPRQRQPLSFDLMTTTPAQLGDRSRRGDDRYLFLEALISARQALYLSYQGKNIRNNKDRQPSLVLKELMEYLARGYGWQLLGLNAETNTGAQTHTLSQVRQLPMQAFSEKNYLGNFASFDANWLNLRRAKPENGSEHNLIENNHAPIVDTSTTITDDSLSANDVIRFYQHPARYYGQQAMYLYLDNTNTIINDVEPFVPNHLDSYLLRQELLNYYLAPAQSKQSCEDILLSAKLSGNLPDLPSTDELIAGWQKDSEDFSQFIITELAQNDALTIDPIDCSITLDLANILTSQSVVADDLYSNDELRILKAILPKRLTLSCKLTIVDNKSVFYRGSSAKAKDLFTLYLHQLIIQIAQADEAQENADLFANISATHGYYFDTKSQKPSQFYFSELDDAKGQLLRLIATFYLGQHQPLLLNGDIAEKIRKSKVFEQTQFEQFWSDSNSFQAFGDDAYVQYFWPQCPDYDEISPRLLTLYQPMFDALQTVKQGAKK; this comes from the coding sequence ATGGAAAATTTGTTAGTATTGCTTGATAAAATCCAGCAACTTTCCCCACTTCCTGTTTTCGCTCAAGACACCGTCATCGTACAAAATGCTGGTATGCAACATTGGCTTAATATGTCGCTGGCCGAGCAACGGGGCATCAGCATGAATATGCGTTATGCCTTACCATCGCAATTTTTGTGGAATTTAATTAGAAACTTAGCCAGCGATGAAGACGTGCCTGAGCAGTCGCCTTATTCTCGAGAAGTACTCGCTTGGCGTATTGATACTTTATTAGCCTCGAATGAAGTGGTTGATGACAGTGCGTTTCAAGTAGCAACTGATTATTGGCAGGCAAGTTCAAACCATATTGTTAATACCCCATACAGTGAAGCACAGCAGCTAAAACGTTATCAGCTAGCGTGTCAGCTTGCCGATTTATACGAGCAGTATTTAATATTTCGACCTGAATGGATCCATGCTTGGCATCAAGGTGAGTTTCCGGCTTTTGATCAACCAATTAGTGCAGCTGTTTCAGACGAGCATGCACAATCTGAAGAAAGTAGCGCTATTTGGCAAGGTAAACTTTGGCATTTATTGGTGCGCGAACAACCTTATAACCCGCGTGAACTCGTCGCACTGGCAATAAAAAACTTAAACAATGCTGATAGATTAAAAGCACAAGCTTTACCGCATCGCTTATCGTTTTTTGGCATTAATGCCATGGCACCACTTTGGCTTGAATTCATTAATGCCTTAAGTGAACAAATAGACGTACACTTTTTCCATTTAAACCCTTGCTATGCGTATTGGGGCGATGTGGTTACGGAAAAAAATGCTATTGAAGCTTGGCTCAAAGGAACTGATTTTTCCGTGGGACAAAAATCTGCAGACGAAAATAGCAGTGAAAACGATCAACAATTAGGCCTATTCACTGAAGTTGAGTGTGCTGATGATAATAGTGCTGACGATAAAAACTCTGATGGCGAAAGCCTTGATGGCGAAAGTTTATTCGAAAATAAAGATTTAGCTGATATAAACCGACAAGTGGGTAATCCACTATTAGCCAACTTAGGTCAACAAGGTCGAGAATTCATGGCTTTGTTATATCAATACAGCACCATAAATATTGATGTATTCGAGTCGGCAGTGGCTGATTTGGCGACTGAGAACTCAAAAAGTGCAGACCAAGCCAATCCAAGCCCAGAAGCTATAGCACAAGCCAGTGTTTTAGCGAGTGTTCAGCAAGATATTCTATCGTTGACTGATGCGCGTTCGCCTGAATCACAAAGCCACCGTAACCCAGCGCCTAAAGTAGATGGCTCAATTTTAATTACCAGTGCGCACAGTGCCTTGCGAGAAGTGCAGGGCTTACACGATTGGCTATTACATCAATTTAACCAAGATAAAAGCTTAACGCCAAAAGACGTTTTAGTGATGTGTCCGCAAGTTGAGCAATACGCGCCATATGTTAATGCAGTATTTACCCGCGGTTGGCAAGATATTGCTGATGAAGTGCCGCCGCTACCGTGTTCAATCGCTGATCGCATTAGTAAAGACGCAGAGCCTTTAGTCGCCGCGTTTTCCCAGTTATTAACTTTGCCTGACAGTCGCTTTCAAGTATCGAGCCTAATTGCTTTATTACGTTTACCCGCTATGCAAGCTCGCTTTGGCATTAACCTAGACGATATTGAAAAAATCACCCACTGGCTTGAAGTATCAGCTGTGCATTGGGGCTTAGATAAAGCTCATAAACAACACGTGTTAGCGCAAAGCGAAGCTCAAGAGGCCGAAACGCTTAGCGGTACTAGCGATAGCTTCACCTGGCAACAAGGTTTTAGCCGCTTAATGCGGGGTTTTGCCTATGCTGACCATAGTGTTATTTATCAAAACCAAATGCTATTGCCCACTATTGAAGGTAGCGACAGTGAGTTACTTGGCAAGTTAATGCTTATTATTGAGCAGTTACAACTTACCGCTATTAACATGTCAAAAGCGCGAACAGCGCCGCAATGGCAACAGTTTTTGTTTGAATTACTACAGCAACTATTCGACGATGAAAACGATAATGGTCTAAATGTAGTGCGCAGCGCTGTTGAGTCGCTGGTCGAATTTTGTCAGCATGCCGCTTATAGTAGCGATATTAGTTTGGCGGTTATTCGCGACTTTTTGAACAGTCATTTTAGTCAGCCAGATCCCGGCCGACAGTTTATGATTGGGCAAGTCACCTTTTGCTCTATGCTACCGATGCGCAGCATTCCCTTTGAAATCATTGCGGTATTAGGGTTGAACGATGGTGAGTTTCCACGCCAACGCCAACCACTAAGTTTTGATCTAATGACCACAACACCTGCGCAGTTAGGTGACAGATCACGTCGCGGTGACGATCGATATTTATTCCTAGAAGCGCTTATTTCTGCTCGCCAAGCTTTGTATTTAAGCTACCAAGGGAAAAATATTCGAAATAATAAAGACCGTCAGCCGTCGTTAGTATTAAAAGAGCTCATGGAATATCTTGCCCGCGGTTATGGTTGGCAATTACTGGGTTTAAATGCCGAAACTAACACTGGAGCTCAAACGCATACACTAAGCCAAGTTAGGCAATTACCGATGCAGGCCTTTAGCGAGAAAAATTATCTGGGCAACTTTGCCAGTTTTGATGCTAACTGGCTTAATTTACGTCGAGCAAAACCTGAGAACGGCTCAGAGCATAACCTGATAGAAAATAACCATGCACCAATAGTTGATACCAGCACAACTATTACCGACGATAGCTTATCGGCTAACGATGTTATTCGTTTTTATCAACATCCTGCGCGCTATTATGGCCAGCAAGCGATGTATTTATATTTAGACAACACAAATACGATCATCAATGACGTAGAGCCGTTTGTGCCTAACCACCTCGATAGTTATTTACTTAGGCAAGAATTGCTTAACTATTACTTAGCGCCAGCGCAAAGCAAACAAAGTTGTGAAGACATATTACTCAGTGCCAAACTGTCAGGTAATTTACCTGACTTACCGAGTACTGATGAGCTTATTGCGGGTTGGCAAAAAGACAGTGAAGATTTCAGCCAGTTTATTATCACAGAGTTAGCGCAAAATGACGCTTTAACTATTGACCCGATAGATTGCAGCATCACGCTCGATTTAGCCAATATCTTAACCAGTCAAAGCGTAGTCGCGGATGATCTGTATTCAAATGATGAATTAAGGATATTAAAAGCAATATTACCAAAACGTTTAACGCTGAGTTGCAAACTGACCATCGTTGATAATAAAAGCGTGTTTTATCGCGGCAGTAGCGCAAAAGCGAAAGACTTATTTACTTTATATTTGCATCAGTTAATTATTCAAATAGCGCAAGCGGATGAAGCACAAGAAAATGCTGACCTATTTGCCAATATTAGCGCTACGCATGGTTACTATTTTGATACCAAAAGCCAGAAACCCAGCCAATTTTACTTCAGTGAACTTGATGATGCTAAAGGGCAGTTATTACGGTTAATTGCAACGTTTTACTTAGGCCAACATCAGCCACTATTACTTAATGGCGATATCGCTGAGAAAATACGTAAGAGCAAAGTATTTGAGCAAACTCAGTTTGAACAGTTTTGGTCTGACAGTAACAGCTTTCAAGCTTTTGGTGATGACGCCTATGTACAGTATTTTTGGCCACAGTGCCCTGATTATGACGAAATATCGCCGAGGTTATTGACCTTATATCAGCCGATGTTCGATGCCTTGCAAACCGTAAAGCAAGGAGCTAAAAAATGA
- a CDS encoding SRPBCC domain-containing protein, with protein MHKISHRVGIKASAEKIYQALTTNTGLTQWWTNDISGAGEVGSIIKFRFNGGGPDFKVIELVPNKTVRWQHSGNMPEAWVGTEISFQLHVDGEQTFVRFTHEHWQESSDFMAHCSTKWAVFLLSLKDAMQTNKGRPFPNDTPIDHS; from the coding sequence ATGCATAAAATAAGTCACCGAGTTGGTATTAAAGCATCAGCGGAAAAAATTTATCAAGCATTGACGACAAATACTGGCCTAACTCAATGGTGGACTAACGATATATCAGGAGCTGGAGAAGTTGGTTCAATTATCAAATTTCGTTTTAATGGCGGTGGCCCCGACTTTAAAGTTATCGAGCTAGTACCAAATAAAACGGTACGTTGGCAGCATTCAGGCAACATGCCAGAGGCTTGGGTAGGCACCGAAATCAGTTTTCAATTACATGTTGATGGCGAACAAACATTTGTGCGCTTTACCCATGAGCATTGGCAAGAGTCTTCAGACTTTATGGCGCATTGCAGCACTAAATGGGCCGTGTTTTTGCTGAGCCTTAAAGATGCTATGCAAACGAATAAAGGTCGACCGTTCCCAAATGATACACCGATAGATCATTCTTAA